Proteins encoded in a region of the Blastococcus sp. Marseille-P5729 genome:
- the tuf gene encoding elongation factor Tu, giving the protein MAKEKFERTKPHVNIGTIGHVDHGKTTLTAAITKVLADKYPDLNKAAAFDEIDNAPEEKQRGITINVSHQEYQTEKRHYAHVDAPGHADYIKNMITGAAQMDGAILVVSGTDGPMPQTKEHVLLARQVGVPYIVVALNKCDSPDVDDEILELVELEVRELLSQYEFPGDDAPVIRVSGLKALEGDAEWGAKVAELMDAVDEFIPDPERDTDKPFLMPIEDVFTITGRGTVVTGRIERGKINVNEEVEIVGIREASQKTTVTGVEMFRKLLDYGEAGDNVGLLLRGTKREDVERGQVVCKPGSITPHTEFEGNVYILSKDEGGRHTPFFNNYRPQFYFRTTDVTGVVTLPEGTEMVMPGDNTEMSVKLIQPIAMEEGLRFAIREGGRTVGAGRVTKITK; this is encoded by the coding sequence GTGGCGAAGGAGAAGTTCGAGCGGACTAAGCCGCACGTAAACATCGGCACGATCGGTCACGTCGACCACGGGAAGACGACCCTGACTGCCGCTATCACCAAGGTTCTGGCGGACAAGTACCCAGACCTGAACAAGGCTGCTGCCTTCGACGAGATCGACAACGCGCCTGAGGAGAAGCAGCGCGGCATCACGATCAACGTCTCGCACCAGGAGTACCAGACCGAGAAGCGCCACTACGCGCACGTCGACGCTCCGGGTCACGCCGACTACATCAAGAACATGATCACCGGCGCGGCTCAGATGGACGGCGCGATCCTGGTCGTCTCGGGCACCGACGGCCCGATGCCGCAGACCAAGGAGCACGTGCTCCTGGCCCGCCAGGTCGGCGTTCCCTACATCGTCGTCGCGCTGAACAAGTGCGACTCGCCCGACGTCGACGACGAGATCCTGGAGCTCGTCGAGCTCGAGGTTCGCGAGCTGCTGTCGCAGTACGAGTTCCCCGGCGACGACGCTCCGGTCATCCGTGTCTCGGGCCTGAAGGCTCTTGAGGGCGACGCCGAGTGGGGCGCCAAGGTTGCCGAGCTCATGGACGCCGTCGATGAGTTCATCCCGGACCCGGAGCGCGACACCGACAAGCCGTTCCTGATGCCGATCGAGGACGTCTTCACCATCACCGGCCGTGGCACCGTCGTCACCGGTCGTATCGAGCGCGGCAAGATCAACGTCAACGAGGAAGTCGAGATCGTCGGCATCCGCGAGGCGTCGCAGAAGACCACCGTCACCGGTGTCGAGATGTTCCGCAAGCTGCTCGACTACGGCGAGGCGGGTGACAACGTCGGTCTGCTGCTTCGCGGTACCAAGCGCGAGGACGTCGAGCGTGGCCAGGTCGTCTGCAAGCCGGGCTCGATCACCCCGCACACCGAGTTCGAGGGCAACGTCTACATCCTGAGCAAGGACGAGGGTGGCCGTCACACCCCGTTCTTCAACAACTACCGCCCGCAGTTCTACTTCCGTACCACGGACGTGACCGGCGTCGTGACCCTCCCCGAGGGCACCGAGATGGTCATGCCGGGCGACAACACCGAGATGAGCGTCAAGCTGATCCAGCCGATCGCGATGGAGGAGGGCCTGCGCTTCGCTATCCGCGAGGGTGGCCGCACCGTCGGCGCCGGCCGCGTCACCAAGATCACCAAGTAG
- the fusA gene encoding elongation factor G produces the protein MANDLSKVRNIGIMAHIDAGKTTTTERILFYTGINYKIGETHEGSATMDWMEQEQERGITITSAATKCSWKDHTIQIIDTPGHVDFTVEVERSLRVLDGAIAVYDGVAGVESQTENVWRQADKYNVPRMCFVNKMDRTGADFYRCVQMMIDRLGATPLVLQLPIGAEADFIGVVDLIRMKALVWRGETKLGEDYEVEDIPADLQDKAEEYREKLLETLAENDDEIMEKYLGGEELSNEEIKAGIRRATIASALNPVMCGTAFKNKGVQPLLDNVIAYLPSPLDIGAVYGTLQDGETEAKREPSDDQPFSGLAFKIQTDPHLGKLTYVRVYSGTVSVGDQVINSTKDRKERIGKIYQMHANKREERQTAGAGDIIAVAGLKQTTTGETLCDSQNPIVLESMSFPETVISVAIEPKTKSDQEKLGVAIQKLAEEDPTFKVENDEESGQTIISGMGELHLEVLVDRMRREFNVEANVGKPQVAYREAIRKTVERLDYTHKKQTGGSGQFAKVQIKVEPLEAREDGATYEFDNAVTGGRVPKEYIPSVDAGAQDALQYGVLAGYPVVGVKCTLVDGQFHDVDSSEMAFKIAGTMAMREALRQAGAVILEPVMAVEVVTPEENMGDVIGDLNSRRGIIQAMEERHGSRVVRALVPLSEMFGYVGDLRSRTQGRASYSMVFDSYAEVPSNVAKEIIAKATGE, from the coding sequence GTGGCTAACGACCTCTCCAAGGTCCGCAACATCGGCATCATGGCGCACATCGATGCCGGCAAGACCACCACGACCGAGCGCATCCTGTTCTACACCGGCATCAACTACAAGATCGGTGAGACGCACGAAGGCTCCGCCACCATGGACTGGATGGAGCAGGAGCAGGAGCGCGGCATCACTATCACCTCCGCGGCCACCAAGTGCTCGTGGAAGGATCACACGATCCAGATCATCGACACCCCGGGGCACGTCGACTTCACGGTCGAGGTGGAGCGCTCCCTGCGCGTGCTCGATGGCGCGATCGCGGTGTACGACGGCGTCGCCGGCGTGGAGTCGCAGACTGAGAACGTGTGGCGTCAGGCCGACAAGTACAACGTGCCGCGCATGTGCTTCGTCAACAAGATGGACCGCACCGGCGCGGACTTCTACCGTTGCGTGCAGATGATGATCGACCGCCTCGGCGCCACCCCGCTGGTGCTGCAGCTGCCGATCGGTGCCGAGGCCGACTTCATCGGCGTCGTCGACCTGATCCGGATGAAGGCTCTCGTCTGGCGCGGCGAGACCAAGCTCGGCGAGGACTACGAGGTCGAGGACATCCCTGCGGACCTGCAGGACAAGGCCGAGGAGTACCGCGAGAAGCTGCTCGAGACGCTCGCTGAGAACGACGACGAGATCATGGAGAAGTACCTCGGCGGCGAGGAACTCTCCAACGAGGAGATCAAGGCCGGCATCCGCCGCGCCACGATCGCCAGTGCACTCAACCCCGTCATGTGCGGCACCGCATTCAAGAACAAGGGCGTGCAGCCGCTGCTTGACAACGTGATCGCCTACCTTCCCTCGCCGCTCGACATCGGCGCCGTCTACGGCACCCTGCAGGACGGCGAGACCGAGGCCAAGCGCGAGCCCAGCGACGACCAGCCGTTCTCCGGCCTGGCGTTCAAGATCCAGACCGACCCGCACCTCGGCAAGCTCACCTACGTGCGCGTCTACTCCGGCACCGTCTCCGTCGGCGACCAGGTCATCAACTCGACCAAGGACCGCAAGGAGCGCATCGGCAAGATCTACCAGATGCACGCCAACAAGCGTGAGGAGCGCCAGACCGCCGGCGCCGGCGACATCATCGCCGTCGCGGGTCTGAAGCAGACCACCACTGGTGAGACCCTGTGCGACTCGCAGAACCCGATCGTGCTCGAGTCGATGAGCTTCCCCGAGACCGTCATCTCGGTCGCCATCGAGCCCAAGACCAAGTCCGACCAGGAGAAGCTGGGCGTCGCGATCCAGAAGCTCGCCGAGGAGGACCCGACCTTCAAGGTCGAGAACGACGAAGAGTCGGGCCAGACCATCATCTCCGGCATGGGCGAGCTGCACCTCGAGGTGCTGGTCGATCGCATGCGCCGCGAGTTCAACGTCGAGGCCAACGTCGGCAAGCCGCAGGTGGCTTACCGCGAGGCGATCCGCAAGACCGTCGAGCGCCTGGACTACACCCACAAGAAGCAGACCGGTGGGTCTGGCCAGTTCGCCAAGGTGCAGATCAAGGTCGAGCCGCTGGAGGCCCGCGAGGACGGCGCCACCTACGAGTTCGACAACGCCGTCACCGGTGGCCGCGTGCCGAAGGAGTACATCCCCTCGGTGGACGCCGGTGCGCAGGACGCACTGCAGTACGGCGTCCTCGCGGGGTACCCGGTCGTGGGCGTCAAGTGCACCCTCGTCGACGGCCAGTTCCACGACGTCGACTCCTCCGAGATGGCGTTCAAGATCGCCGGCACCATGGCGATGCGCGAGGCGCTGCGCCAGGCCGGCGCGGTCATCCTCGAGCCGGTCATGGCCGTGGAGGTCGTCACTCCCGAGGAGAACATGGGCGACGTCATCGGCGACCTGAACTCCCGCCGCGGAATCATCCAGGCGATGGAGGAGCGTCACGGCTCCCGCGTCGTCCGGGCACTGGTCCCGCTGTCGGAGATGTTCGGCTACGTGGGCGACCTGCGCTCGCGCACCCAGGGCCGCGCGTCGTACAGCATGGTCTTCGACTCGTACGCGGAGGTTCCCTCGAACGTGGCCAAGGAGATCATCGCGAAGGCGACGGGCGAGTAA
- the rpsG gene encoding 30S ribosomal protein S7, which produces MPRKGPAPRRPVISDPVYGNPVVTSLVNKILLSGKRSTAERIVYGALEGARAKTDGNDPVITLKRALDNIKPALEVKSRRVGGATYQVPVEVKPARANTLALRWLVAYSRQRREKTMTERLMNEILDASNGLGASVKRREDMHKMAESNKAFAHYRW; this is translated from the coding sequence ATGCCTCGCAAGGGCCCAGCGCCTCGCCGTCCGGTCATCAGCGATCCGGTATACGGCAACCCGGTCGTGACCTCGCTGGTCAACAAGATCCTGCTGTCGGGCAAGCGATCGACCGCCGAGCGGATCGTGTACGGCGCCCTGGAGGGCGCCCGCGCCAAGACCGACGGCAACGACCCGGTCATCACCCTCAAGCGCGCGCTCGACAACATCAAGCCGGCCCTCGAGGTCAAGTCCCGCCGCGTCGGCGGCGCGACCTACCAGGTCCCCGTCGAGGTCAAGCCGGCCCGCGCCAACACCCTCGCTCTGCGCTGGCTGGTCGCCTACAGCCGGCAGCGTCGTGAGAAGACCATGACCGAGCGCCTGATGAACGAGATCCTCGACGCCTCCAACGGTCTCGGAGCGAGCGTCAAGCGTCGCGAGGACATGCACAAGATGGCCGAGTCCAACAAGGCCTTCGCGCACTACCGCTGGTAA
- the rpsL gene encoding 30S ribosomal protein S12, whose translation MPTIQQLVRKGRQDKVTKTNTPALKGSPQRRGVCTRVYTTTPKKPNSALRKVARVKLSSGIEVTAYIPGVGHNLQEHSIVLVRGGRVKDLPGVRYKIIRGSLDTQGVRGRKQARSRYGAKKEKS comes from the coding sequence ATGCCAACCATCCAGCAGCTGGTCCGCAAGGGCCGCCAGGACAAGGTCACCAAGACCAACACGCCTGCGCTGAAGGGAAGCCCCCAGCGCCGCGGCGTGTGCACCCGCGTGTACACCACCACCCCGAAGAAGCCGAACTCGGCGCTGCGCAAGGTCGCCCGCGTCAAGCTCTCCAGCGGCATCGAGGTCACCGCCTACATCCCGGGCGTCGGCCACAACCTGCAGGAGCACTCCATCGTGCTGGTGCGCGGTGGCCGTGTGAAGGACCTGCCGGGCGTCCGCTACAAGATCATCCGTGGCTCGCTGGACACCCAGGGTGTGCGCGGCCGCAAGCAGGCACGTTCGCGCTACGGCGCCAAGAAGGAGAAGAGCTAA
- a CDS encoding isoprenyl transferase, which translates to MSTRADVARRAWTKARKRLKRVLSPALYTAYERRVVADLERASVPRPIGVIVDGNRRWAREMGFEGVDGHRYGGEKLDDLMSWCEELGVDVVTIWLLSTDNLTNRAPKELAPLLQIIVDVVRRLSRPGTDRRVRVLGATNLLPAAMVDELTTAASATEGRAGMTVNIAVGYGGRQEIVDAVRGALRSAAEEGMSLREVGESIDLDDIAAHLYTRGQPDPDLIIRTSGEQRLSGFLLWQTANSEFYFSDVYWPDFRRVDFLRAVREYTHRHRRFGG; encoded by the coding sequence GTGAGCACTCGCGCAGATGTGGCACGCCGGGCGTGGACCAAGGCCCGCAAACGTCTCAAGCGCGTCCTCAGCCCCGCGCTGTACACCGCCTACGAGCGCCGGGTAGTGGCGGATCTCGAACGCGCAAGCGTGCCGCGCCCCATCGGCGTCATCGTCGACGGCAACCGCCGATGGGCCCGCGAGATGGGCTTCGAGGGGGTCGACGGGCACCGTTACGGCGGCGAGAAGCTCGATGACCTGATGAGCTGGTGCGAGGAGCTCGGCGTCGACGTGGTCACCATCTGGCTGCTGTCGACCGACAATCTCACCAACCGGGCGCCCAAGGAGCTCGCCCCGCTGCTGCAGATCATCGTGGACGTCGTTCGACGGCTCAGCCGCCCGGGCACGGACCGCCGCGTCAGGGTGCTCGGGGCGACCAACCTGCTGCCCGCCGCGATGGTCGACGAGCTGACCACCGCCGCCTCGGCCACCGAGGGGCGCGCGGGGATGACGGTGAACATCGCCGTCGGGTACGGCGGCCGGCAGGAGATCGTCGATGCCGTCCGTGGCGCGCTGCGTTCGGCCGCCGAGGAGGGGATGAGCCTGCGGGAGGTCGGCGAGTCGATCGATCTCGACGACATCGCGGCGCACCTGTACACCCGTGGTCAGCCCGACCCGGACCTGATCATCCGCACGTCGGGGGAACAGCGGCTGTCGGGATTCCTGCTGTGGCAGACCGCCAACTCGGAGTTCTACTTCTCCGACGTCTATTGGCCCGACTTCCGGCGGGTGGACTTCCTGCGTGCGGTGCGCGAGTACACGCACCGCCACCGGCGATTCGGCGGTTGA
- a CDS encoding hemolysin III family protein gives MTDPSTPAALVQRLQAERYLADMDPDYEPLDTRPTWRGWIHFAAFFTAIAQTAVLIPLAAVQSGRAALGVSIYCVAMLAMFGTSALYHRRRWSTRGWRIMKRLDHCMIFLFIAGTYAPFGFMALDGATRWWVLGVVWGGCAAGIALKLFWPLAPRWVGVPIYIAVGWAAVFVLGPLLRNGGLTALVLLIVGGVCYTLGAICYATRWPNPRPGHFGYHEVFHAFTVLAALSHYIAVFLVLYSSPLL, from the coding sequence GTGACTGATCCCAGCACTCCCGCTGCGCTTGTCCAGCGGCTCCAGGCCGAGCGTTATCTGGCCGACATGGACCCGGACTACGAGCCGCTCGACACCCGCCCGACCTGGCGCGGCTGGATCCACTTCGCCGCCTTCTTCACCGCGATCGCGCAGACCGCGGTGCTGATTCCGCTGGCCGCCGTGCAAAGTGGGCGGGCCGCACTCGGGGTGTCGATCTACTGCGTGGCGATGCTCGCGATGTTCGGCACCTCGGCGCTCTACCACCGGCGGCGGTGGTCGACCCGCGGCTGGCGCATCATGAAGCGTCTCGACCACTGCATGATCTTCCTGTTCATCGCCGGCACCTATGCCCCGTTCGGGTTCATGGCGCTCGACGGCGCAACTCGATGGTGGGTGCTCGGCGTGGTGTGGGGCGGCTGCGCGGCGGGGATCGCGCTGAAGCTGTTCTGGCCGCTGGCGCCGCGATGGGTCGGGGTGCCGATCTACATCGCGGTGGGCTGGGCGGCGGTGTTCGTGCTCGGACCGCTCTTGCGCAATGGCGGGCTGACCGCCCTCGTGCTGCTCATCGTCGGCGGCGTCTGCTACACGCTCGGCGCGATCTGCTACGCGACGAGATGGCCCAACCCGCGCCCGGGGCACTTCGGCTACCACGAGGTGTTCCACGCCTTCACCGTGCTGGCAGCCCTCAGCCACTACATCGCGGTGTTCCTGGTGCTCTACTCGAGCCCGCTGCTGTAG
- a CDS encoding serine/threonine-protein kinase, with the protein MEQPETIAGRYRVVRALGRGGMGTVWLCEDSVLEREVAVKQIAAGAGIDGKSIERARREARTVASITSPHVVKIHDIVEDHGQLWLVMEYVESENLQKVISEHGPMSPQQVLHIGAQLADGLAAAHAQGVVHRDVKPANILITPEGDAKLVDFGIARRNNEEHITLDGVMSGTPVYFSPELARTGEPDFPSDVWALGATLFAAVEGKAPFDDAGTPVAMLHRVIEQEPREPEAAGPLEGPIRAMMERDPGQRWSSQEAAEALRQFDVIHETSSIATANDDGHSDHAQQMAADAVQSLRTDRIRTMVARRAQAADGPRHAAAGQPQGKALVVGLSIAVIVLIAFLAWWMLQG; encoded by the coding sequence ATGGAGCAACCCGAGACGATCGCTGGTCGTTATCGCGTCGTCCGCGCTCTCGGCCGCGGCGGCATGGGTACCGTCTGGCTGTGTGAGGACTCGGTCCTGGAGCGCGAGGTCGCTGTCAAGCAGATCGCGGCCGGTGCGGGCATCGACGGGAAGTCCATCGAGCGAGCCCGCCGCGAGGCCCGCACCGTCGCCTCCATCACCAGCCCGCACGTGGTCAAGATCCACGACATCGTGGAGGACCACGGCCAGCTGTGGTTGGTGATGGAGTACGTCGAGTCGGAGAACCTGCAGAAGGTCATCAGTGAGCACGGCCCGATGTCGCCGCAGCAGGTCCTGCATATCGGCGCCCAGCTGGCCGACGGGCTGGCTGCGGCCCATGCGCAGGGCGTGGTGCACCGTGACGTCAAGCCAGCCAACATCCTGATCACGCCCGAGGGCGATGCGAAGCTGGTCGACTTCGGGATCGCCCGCCGGAACAACGAGGAGCACATCACCCTCGACGGCGTCATGAGTGGGACGCCGGTCTACTTCTCCCCGGAGCTGGCCCGCACCGGTGAGCCCGACTTTCCCTCGGACGTGTGGGCGCTGGGCGCCACGCTGTTCGCGGCGGTCGAGGGCAAGGCGCCCTTCGACGATGCCGGCACGCCGGTCGCGATGCTGCACCGGGTGATCGAGCAGGAGCCGCGCGAGCCCGAGGCCGCTGGGCCCCTGGAAGGTCCCATCCGCGCCATGATGGAGCGCGATCCGGGCCAGCGATGGTCCAGCCAGGAGGCCGCGGAGGCGCTGCGCCAGTTCGACGTGATCCACGAAACCTCGAGCATCGCCACCGCCAATGACGACGGCCACTCGGATCACGCCCAGCAGATGGCGGCAGACGCCGTCCAGTCGTTGCGGACCGACCGGATTCGAACGATGGTCGCGCGGCGAGCTCAGGCCGCCGACGGCCCGCGGCACGCCGCGGCAGGCCAGCCGCAGGGAAAGGCGTTGGTGGTCGGCCTGTCGATCGCGGTGATCGTGCTGATCGCCTTTCTCGCCTGGTGGATGCTGCAGGGTTGA
- a CDS encoding 3-hydroxybutyrate dehydrogenase → MSDQPLINLDLSGRSALVTGGVSGIGLACAQRLAQAGAELVVVDLDENAAREVAEPLGGRGIGADLTDPAVLDAIDAETYAADIIVNNAGFQRVAPIEDFPPEVFVAIQKVMVEAPFRLVRAALPRMYEKGWGRVINISSAHGLIASPYKVAYVTAKHGLEGFSKVVAMEGAAHGVTSNCINPGYVRTPLVEKQIADQATTHGIGEDEVIEKIMLQRPAIKRLLEPAEVAELAIYLCSPVADCITGSSYRLDGGWVSN, encoded by the coding sequence ATGTCCGATCAGCCGCTCATCAACCTCGATCTGTCCGGCAGGAGCGCGCTGGTCACCGGCGGGGTCTCCGGTATCGGGCTGGCCTGCGCGCAGCGCCTCGCGCAGGCCGGTGCCGAGCTCGTGGTGGTGGACCTCGACGAGAATGCCGCCAGGGAAGTCGCCGAGCCGCTCGGGGGCCGCGGCATCGGCGCCGACCTCACCGATCCGGCGGTGCTCGATGCGATCGACGCCGAGACCTATGCTGCCGACATCATCGTCAACAACGCCGGGTTCCAGCGGGTCGCGCCGATCGAGGACTTCCCGCCGGAGGTCTTCGTCGCGATCCAGAAGGTGATGGTCGAGGCGCCCTTCCGCTTGGTGCGCGCCGCTCTGCCCCGGATGTACGAGAAGGGCTGGGGCCGGGTCATCAACATCAGCTCGGCCCACGGGTTGATCGCCTCGCCGTACAAGGTGGCCTACGTGACTGCCAAGCACGGACTCGAAGGGTTCAGCAAGGTGGTCGCGATGGAGGGTGCCGCACATGGCGTGACCTCCAACTGCATCAACCCTGGCTATGTCCGTACGCCGCTGGTGGAGAAGCAGATCGCCGACCAGGCCACGACGCACGGCATCGGCGAGGACGAGGTGATCGAGAAGATCATGCTGCAGCGGCCGGCGATCAAGCGGCTGCTCGAGCCGGCCGAGGTGGCCGAGCTGGCCATCTACCTCTGCTCGCCGGTCGCCGACTGCATCACCGGCTCCTCCTACCGGCTCGATGGCGGCTGGGTGTCGAACTAG
- a CDS encoding NAD(P)/FAD-dependent oxidoreductase: MEPTVACDLLIIGAGPAGLFAAYYAGFRDLSTVVVDSLPEPGGQVSALYPEKLIYDVAGFPAVKGQELVDRLVEQAAQYSPTYLLGHRAEHLQPYDEYVEVITSKDTTIHAKAVIITGGIGTFTPRPLPDAEDYEGRGLRYFVPRLEDLRDQDVLIVGGGDSAFDWADSLDGIARSRALIHRREQFRAHEGSVSKVLAGDITVLTPYEVAKIHGEPEITSVDVFHSKTGERRTLQVQAVVAALGFTADMGVFASWGLQQRKRHLVVDAAMRTNLPRVLAAGDIVDYESDAEAKVRLIAVGFGEAATAVNNAVPIIRPGAKVFPGHSSDPS, translated from the coding sequence ATGGAGCCCACCGTCGCGTGCGACCTGCTGATCATCGGTGCCGGTCCGGCGGGCTTGTTCGCCGCGTACTACGCCGGCTTTCGCGACCTCAGCACGGTGGTGGTCGACTCGCTTCCCGAGCCCGGAGGCCAGGTCAGCGCGCTGTACCCGGAGAAGCTCATCTACGACGTCGCAGGATTTCCCGCGGTCAAGGGCCAGGAGCTGGTCGATCGCCTGGTCGAGCAGGCGGCGCAGTACTCCCCTACGTACCTGCTCGGGCATCGTGCCGAGCACCTGCAGCCCTACGACGAGTACGTCGAGGTGATCACCAGCAAGGACACCACCATCCACGCCAAGGCCGTCATCATCACCGGTGGGATCGGCACGTTCACGCCCCGGCCGCTGCCGGACGCCGAGGACTACGAAGGCCGCGGGCTGCGTTACTTCGTCCCGCGGCTGGAGGATCTGCGCGACCAGGACGTGCTCATCGTCGGCGGCGGCGACTCCGCCTTCGACTGGGCCGACAGTCTTGACGGGATCGCGCGCTCACGAGCGCTGATCCACCGGCGGGAGCAGTTCCGAGCCCATGAGGGCAGTGTCAGCAAGGTGCTGGCCGGCGACATCACGGTCCTCACGCCGTACGAGGTCGCGAAGATCCATGGCGAGCCGGAGATCACCTCAGTCGACGTCTTCCACAGCAAGACCGGTGAGCGACGCACCCTGCAGGTGCAGGCGGTCGTCGCGGCGCTCGGGTTTACCGCGGACATGGGGGTGTTCGCGTCGTGGGGACTCCAGCAGCGCAAGCGGCACCTGGTGGTGGACGCCGCGATGCGCACCAACCTGCCGCGGGTGCTCGCCGCCGGCGACATCGTCGACTACGAGAGCGACGCCGAGGCGAAGGTGCGCCTGATCGCGGTCGGGTTCGGTGAGGCCGCAACGGCGGTGAACAACGCGGTGCCGATCATCCGCCCGGGCGCGAAGGTCTTCCCGGGTCATTCGTCCGACCCGAGCTGA
- the mca gene encoding mycothiol conjugate amidase Mca has translation MPTNDTEQLRLMAVHAHPDDESSKGAATMARYVAEGVDVVVVTCTGGERGSVLNPSLDTPETRERITEIRRAEMDRAREILGVKQWWLGFVDSGLPEGDPLPPLPEGCFALAPLEETVPPLVEMIRRDRPHVMLTYDENGGYPHPDHIMTHTVSMAAVEAAADPGYHPELGAPWQVLKVYYHMNFSRARMEAIDAYIEEHGGVAVYREWLESWGDRPDAFHRVTTRVPCGDYFHVRDDALRAHATQVDPAGRWFAASMESQLSAWPTEDYELAVSHVESVIPEDDLFAGVREHLTKESS, from the coding sequence ATGCCCACGAACGACACCGAGCAGCTGCGCCTGATGGCGGTGCACGCCCACCCTGACGACGAGTCGAGCAAGGGAGCGGCGACCATGGCCCGCTATGTAGCCGAGGGGGTCGACGTCGTCGTCGTCACCTGCACCGGCGGTGAGCGCGGCAGCGTGCTGAACCCGTCGTTGGACACCCCGGAGACCCGGGAGCGGATCACCGAGATCCGCCGCGCGGAAATGGATCGCGCCCGCGAGATCCTGGGTGTGAAGCAGTGGTGGCTGGGGTTCGTCGACTCCGGCCTGCCCGAGGGTGATCCGCTGCCGCCGCTGCCCGAGGGCTGCTTCGCGCTGGCGCCGCTCGAGGAGACCGTCCCGCCGTTGGTGGAGATGATCCGTCGAGACCGCCCGCACGTCATGCTCACCTACGACGAGAACGGCGGCTATCCGCACCCCGACCACATCATGACCCACACGGTCTCGATGGCCGCCGTGGAGGCGGCGGCCGATCCGGGCTACCATCCCGAGCTCGGCGCGCCCTGGCAGGTGCTGAAGGTCTACTATCACATGAACTTCTCCCGGGCCCGGATGGAGGCGATCGACGCCTACATCGAGGAGCACGGTGGCGTCGCGGTGTATCGGGAATGGCTCGAGTCGTGGGGCGACCGGCCGGACGCCTTCCACCGAGTGACCACCCGGGTGCCGTGCGGCGACTACTTCCATGTGCGCGACGATGCCCTGCGCGCGCACGCCACGCAGGTCGACCCCGCCGGCCGCTGGTTCGCTGCGTCGATGGAATCCCAGCTCAGCGCCTGGCCCACGGAGGACTACGAGCTGGCCGTGTCCCACGTAGAGTCGGTGATACCGGAGGACGATCTGTTCGCCGGCGTCCGCGAGCACCTAACGAAGGAGAGCTCATGA
- the greA gene encoding transcription elongation factor GreA: protein MSDTGKTWLTQAAYDKLQAELDELIANRPAVAAEINERREEGDLKENGGYHAAREEQGRQEGRIRQLEELLRNAEIGEAPDADAGIGIGSVVRVQYVGDDDEEKFLIGSREIAATTDLQVYSPESAIGEALMGHKTGDEVTYDTPTGAKITVKVVDVEAFSA, encoded by the coding sequence ATGTCTGACACCGGCAAGACCTGGCTGACCCAGGCTGCGTACGACAAGCTGCAGGCTGAGCTCGACGAGCTGATCGCCAACCGTCCGGCGGTCGCCGCCGAGATCAACGAGCGGCGCGAGGAGGGCGACCTCAAGGAGAACGGCGGATATCACGCCGCGCGCGAGGAGCAGGGACGCCAGGAGGGGCGCATCCGCCAGCTCGAGGAGCTGCTGCGCAACGCCGAGATCGGCGAGGCCCCCGACGCCGACGCCGGGATCGGCATCGGCAGCGTCGTTCGTGTGCAGTACGTCGGCGACGACGACGAGGAGAAGTTCCTGATCGGCTCCCGCGAGATCGCGGCCACCACCGACCTACAGGTCTACTCCCCCGAGTCCGCGATCGGCGAGGCACTCATGGGTCACAAGACCGGCGACGAGGTCACCTACGACACGCCGACCGGCGCCAAGATCACCGTGAAGGTCGTCGACGTGGAGGCGTTCAGCGCTTAG